The Acinonyx jubatus isolate Ajub_Pintada_27869175 chromosome A2, VMU_Ajub_asm_v1.0, whole genome shotgun sequence genomic sequence gggggaggcagccTGGTTCTTTCTCTAGTCGGGTGGCTGGCAAATCGGTTTATTCCAGAgagccatcattttttttttttaagtttatttttgagagagagagggagagagtgagcatgtgcacaagctggggaggggcagagagagagagagagggagacacagaatccaaagcaggctccaggctctgagctgtcagcacagagcctcacgcagggctggaacccaccaactgtgagatcatgacctgagctgaagtcacttaaccgactgagccacccaggcgcccccagatagcCACCTTTGAAGATGGGCCATCAAAAGTTTAAGTCAGATACTATACCAAAGCCTGGCTCAGgcggtggagcacgtgactcttgatctctgggtcttgagttggagccccacttggggcatagagattactggggtggggggggggagtggaggagggacacacCTGCTGGGGCTTACACTACACTTGCACTCACCCCACCCTTGACCTTCTCCCTGAGCCATCCCGCGGAACGTTCTGTCCCCCATCCAAGGTCCCCCAGCTGGGGCTGGCTGGCCGCCTATAAGAAGGGATCCCCGCTGAGGCCGGACTCCTGCCGCCATGGACCCCCGCCGCCCACTCACCTGGGCACTGGTGCTGCTGGGCACCGGTCTGGCGCTCGCGCTGGGCCCCGCGCCTGCTCCGGAAGCCCCAGAGAAGCTGTGCGGCCACCACTTGGTGCGCGCGCTGGTGCGGGTGTGTGGCGGCCCGCGCTGGTCCTCCGAAGACGGGCGGCGAGTGGCTGGCGGGGACCGTGAGTGGAGCCGCGCGACGATTGCGCTCCGGGGTTTCTAGCTGGGGCAGGTGCACGCGGGCGCTGGCGTCGGGGCGGGGGCAGGCGGGTGGTTTGCAACGCGCGTCCCGGGGGTCCACTTGCCCACCGGTGTGTGCAAATTCGCCAAGGATGCGTCCCCTGCCGGGCAGGAATCAGTGCGATGCGAGCGAGGCGGAGTCTTACAAGCGCACGGTCAGAGCCTGCCTTATTTACAATCCCAGCGTTTTGATCTTCGCGATTTGGGGCGTTACTtgaggtttttttattattatttttttaacgtttatttatttttgagacagagagagacagagcatgaatgggggagggtcagagagagagggagacacagaatccgaaataggctccaggctctgagcggtcagcccagagccccacgcggggctcgaactcacggactgcgagatcatgacccgagccgaagtcggccgcttaaccgactgagccacccaggcgcccctaggttttttaaaaacagtgcatTAAAAGAGGATTGATCTTCATTGTTGAGTGTTTAGGCTCCCGCTTGAATTGCGCACTGAGGCCAGCGCTCGCTCTTCTCATCCTACTGGGGGCCCTGGTGCGGAGGGTGGAAAACAGATTTGTGTGCCCATGTGCGTCACACGTGTGTGTCCTGATGTGTGCGTCTTTGCGACCCAGATGCAGGCGGGCACCCATAGGGGGAGACTGGGAAGGGGTACGAGGCTGTGTgcccgtgtgtgcgtgtgtccatGTGAGCCtgcacacaggtgcacacgtCTATGTCACATGTCACCTCTGCTGTCTTCGGCTTTGTGAAGCGTCTGCGCGTCTGTGTGGTAGGTGGCTCGTGGAAACGTGCACAACCGGGGACCCGTGAGCGCGGCTCGAGAGTGCGCACACCTGGATGGGGGATTATGTCCGTGCTCGGTATACAGTAGGCACTTAACAGTCGCTCCCTTTCTAATTGTGCACATCCTGAGTGTCTGGTGGGTCACGGCACAACGTGAGCGTGCAGCTGTCTGCACGTATTGAGGAGGGGTCCTCTAGGGTCCCCTGTCCGTGCTGAATTCTGTTCCGTCCCCAGGTGAGCTGCTGCAGTGGCTGGAAGGACGACATCTCCACGGGCTGGCGGCCGATGGGGACCCCACGCTGGTTGTCGTgccacagcccctgccccaggcctctcGCCGTCACCGCCCCCGCCGGGCAGCCGCCGCCAACCCTGCACATTTCTGCTGCCTCAGTGGCTGCACCCGGCAGCACCTGTTGACCCTGTGTCCTCACTGAACCCGCCTGGGTGTGGCCTCAGAGGATCCAGAGACCCCCCTGGGGTCAGGTCTGGCGGGGCCCTGGAGCACCATAAAGCCCCATCTGGGAGGACGGGGCGGATCACCTCCCAGCACTCACCGCCTCCCCCGGGCCACCTTCCTCTGGGGGaccaactgcaaaaaaaaaaaaaaaagaaaaaaaaaaagatcgcaCCTCAACCCTGGCCTGGAGGGTCCTTGGTTTCACGGGGATGCCAGACTCTGAGGGCCAAATGTTCTCACCTCTGAGGAGCCCCAGGCACCACCCACCCCGTATCTGTGACACCGACCCTCGTTGTTGTCTCCctaatagtaaataaatgaagctcctgcagaatccgaagcagcctttTGCATTTTTCTCAAGGAAAAAGGGACAAGCCTGGGTCAGCCCTTGCGTGGGTGGGTCGTACCCCGGCAGCCGGGGACCCACGGGGACCCACCCATCACTTTCAGGAGCGTGACAGCAACTTGTGAATCATCACAATGCGAAGTGggaaaacaaggggcacctgggtggctcgtgggctaagcatccgacccctgattttgggtcaggttGGTAGAATCAGCCCTGAGATGcacgcatgcgctctctctctctctcaaaataaataaacagtaaaaaaaaaaaaaaaaaaaagggaaaactgaggcccggggGAGATGGCTGTTTGCCAAGATCAGACACAGAGGCAGTGGCCAAgagcaggatttgaatccaggttaTCTGTCAAGACCCGTGAGGGGGGCGGGCTTCATGTCACCTAGCGTCCACTTAAGAGCGGACAAACATATGGACGCCGGAATGAGTCACAGTGGCCACTGACTGATCCGACTCTGACCATTTTTCTCACCTGCAACCTCCAGTCACCCTGAGATGGAAATAGTACGATAGGCCTCCGGAGTGAAAACGACCAAGCATTTGACTACGCGATCCAGTTGTCGCATGTGTCTTACTTCCCTACATCTGCCATAACAAATTAGCAGAAACCGGGAGTCTTAAAATAGTAGAAATTTCTTCCTTCATGGTTCTAGGAGCCAGAGACAGCAGTCGAGGTGTGGCCGGGTGGTTTCTGTTcggtttatttagttttgagagagagagagagagagagagagagagagaacgagcggaggaggggcagagagaggagacacagaatccgaagcaggctccgggctctgagccgtcagcacagagcccagtgcgaggctggaacccatgaaccttgagaccgtgacctgagctgaagtgggacacttgagtcacccaggtgcccctctgtctttttaaaaaacgatgtttatttttatttgagagagagaaggggaggggcagagagaaagggagagagaatcccaagcaggctctgcactgccagcccagagcccgatgtggggcttgaactcatgaactgtgagatcacgacctgagctgagatcaagagtcggacggttaactgactgagccccccaggagcccctctgtctctgtcttcacgtggccttcTTTTCCATGTCTGTGTTCATTTCTCTTATAAAAACACCTTCATTGGATTTGGGACCCACCCCATtcctaatccaggatgatcttaCCTTGATCCttaccttaattatatctgcaaagaccctatttccaaaaaaGGCCATATTCTAAGGTTCCGGGGGGCTGTATCCTGCTCAATCCGGGGCAGCAGGGGAGCAGGACTCTCTCCCgggggcaatggggagccacaggtgtgtgagcaggggcaggatgAGGTCTGACCTACAGGTTAGAAATCCCTGCAGTCCCTGTGTCATCCGGGCCTGCCTTCCCTTGCCTGGATGGTACTGTCACCCCCCTTCCCAGCAGTCCCTATGGCAGCCATAGGgcttcttaaaacttaaaaaacaatcatGTCCTTTCATTGCTCAAAGGTACCATCACTCTCAAAACAACaccctctctcctcaccccagcCCACGAGTCCCCATGTGGCCAGCCCGTGACTTCGCGTCCCTCCTTACTCCATATCGTCCTTACTCACCTACCTCTAGCCACAGCCTTTTCGCTGCAACTTGAACATTTCCGGATTGTCCCaccgcagggcctttgcacatgctgtgccctctgcctagaacacccTTCTCCCGGTTCCTCCCAGGGCCATGTCCTCCTTCCGCAGGTCCCAGCTCCAGTCTCCTGATCTCTCAGCTAATACTCTTTCCCATCCCTGTGTGTCCACCTGCTTGACTTCTCCAAGTTCCTACCACTTCCGGTAACTTCCTATTTGTTCACAGGTTTGTTTTCTCACTACAGGGTGGGTATCTGCCAACACAGCACCGGCAGCAGGAATATAGGGCAAGGTGTGCAGCATACAGGAGGCGCACAAATCCTTAAAGAAGGGAGAGCAGGAAGTGGGACAGAGGACAGCGGAGCCACGATCCTAGTGGGAGGGGcgtctggggaggagaggggctgggtgGTGTTTGGAAAGAGCCTTGCCGGAAGCAGGAGGCCCGCAGCCAGGAGCAGTCTCACCcctgtgcctccccccccccccccgcccccgagcgTGCTGTCCAGCTGGCGGTGAGATCCAGTCTGGGTGGGGTGACATGAGCTGAGGGTGATAGGGAACCATCAAGGGTACGTGAGCAGGAGCAGGATGACGTCAGACCTGTTGACAGGAGCTCCTGTTCATCCAAGTCATTTTTGCTGGTGTGTTTTCTACTGCAAACGTGACTTGTACAGATCGTAGACTGGTCTCAGTTAAAACTTGCAAACcgctttaaaaacaacaaaacccctaAAACTCAGGTCCTCACAAAACATTTTATTCCCGGAGGGCCCACTCCCCAGTCCTCACTCTGCCGAGgtacccccttcctccctcccaagCACAGCTCCGCAGCCTACAAAGTCCAAGCCCCCCGACATCTGCCCAGAgccagcagggctggggtgggggggtatcACTCTTCTGCTTGGATCTCCCCAATCCAACATACTGGGGTGGGGGCCGGTCTTGGGTCCCCAGAGCTCAGAGACATCCAAGGGCTTGAATCGCCCCGTTCTCTGGGCACCGGGGTGAGTGCGTGTGTTGATCTCGTTCCCGGGATTTGGGGGGAGCACAAATATGGGAGCTGGGCTCTCTCGGGGACTCCAGAAAGTCCGAGCTCTCATAGCCTGAGTCAGACAGCCGTCTGCCTCCTCTGCCCGACATTTCCACCATtagagcagggagggggtggtcCCACTCACGGGGCTCTCCAGCCCCTTCTACCATCCAAGGTCAGAGGTGGGCAGAGACcccggggtgtggggggggggggaggcagagggagggaacaaAACCCCTTCCCAGCCAGCCAAATACTTCTCACTTCAGCTGCACGTGGACCTAGGGTTCCCAACGGACCTTGAACCATGGCTGGAACTCACCTACCATTAAACCACTGTGGCTTTACTACCAAGGAGGGCTTGGCCACCATGGAAGGTCCGTCCCATGATCAAGGTCGGAGCTGGGAAACGGGACCTTGACTCAGAAGTGCTTCTGCAGTTGGCTGCCCTGGGAAGAGATTGTCCCCCTTCAGCTGAGAGGCTAGGGAGGATGACGGAACATGGGTTCGAGGACCGGGTGGGTTTTGCAGGACGTCTAGGAGTTTGCCAGCTAGACTAGTCGCTCATCAAACCCGCCCTGGCGCTCCGCTGTGCCCAGCCCACTTGGGAGAACAGAGCTTTCTGCTTTCCGGGAGGAAGATGCAGCCCCTTCCAGTGGGGGTGGAGaccagagcctagaggctgcggGCCCTGATCCCACCTCAGTAGACCTGCATCTGCTGGCCACAGGTGAGGTTGGGTCGGCTCAGGGCGTCCCACATGAGTAGCATCTCGTATGGCAAGAAGCGATGGACCAGCAGCAGCTCCCGGTAGAAGCAGGGGTCAAAGGAGGATACGCGGGCCGAGGGAGCCCCAATGCCAGCTGTGCGGATACCGCCGTGTGAGGCGGGCTTCAGACCTTCCTGCTTCAGGCACATGCCCAGGAAGACATCATCGATAGGGAAGAGGTCCAGTGTGGAGGCGGCCCGGCGCAGGGCAGTGGCCGTGAAGCGGGACAGCAGGAAGCCACCCCCCCCACAGTAGGGAGGGTACTGCTCCTCCTGTGTCACCACTGTTGGCACATAGTACTTGCTCCAGGGAACCCGGATGGGGCCCACACTGTGGATCAGTTGCCCCACAAAGAGGTGGCGGTCGGGATTATGGTCCCGCAGGTAGGAGACCATGTTGTCTGTGTGTGCGAAGACGTCATCATCCCCATTGAGCACAAAGCTGGCATTGGTGCACCGAGTCTCCTGCCACTTTAGGAAGAGCACCTGAAGGCGAGGCGGACAGGGCACACGAGCTTGAGGGCTGGGGCAATCAGCTGTGGGTCCCGGCCGGCCGCCCAGCCCAAGGAGCCCAGACGAGGCTGCGTCCCTGGGCCAGACTAGCATGGGTTTGAGGCCCCACCCTGAGCTTCAGTCTCCAACCTTCCGGACAGACCTCATCAGAGGACCTGTCTCCGGGAGTGTTGGGGACCTGTGGAGATGATGCTCGGTAAAGCGCCAACAAGTGCTGGAAAATTgtcacatttacatttattgtagcTCCTTCTGACTCTGCCTGGCCAAGCACTGCTGGTAAATAGTTACTCGTCTGTCTATTATTTAACATCTACCTTCCCCACCAGACTCTAGGcttcccctggggtgggggtggactgTGTCTCTCCCGTGTTATCTCCCGAGCACCCAGTGTGGGGTCATCGCTTCGTAGGTACTGGATTCAGATTTGTCAAATTGACATTTTTACATGCTTTTGTGTTTTGAATGAAGAACGTGGCAGGTTGAGAGGCTCTGGCCCTCTAACCGcctcagcttcagtttcctccgtAATAACTTTTGCTGCAACGCCAGGCACCACCCTGCCTGGAGTCTCTCCTGCAAGCAGGGGTGATCTTCAACCCCATCCAccgatgaggaaatagaggctctGCAGATAAAGTGACTTGGACAAGGTCACACAACAGATACGTAGCAACTTAAGGTCTTGAGCCCAGACCCGTCTGTGCCAACTATAAGCAGGGACCTACACTGAGTCCCCTTCGACTCCTGGGTAGGTCCTCAGAGCCTCTAATTCTAATCTCATTCTAATTCTGGTCTAGAGAATGTCGGTGATGGTGTGTATCAGAATGCTAGAAGCTTGGAGCTTCCTAGTGGGGCAAGTGAAAAGGGAAGCAGGAAGCATCCTCATAGCTCTCAACGGATAAAGAGGGAATTCTTTGGGTTTCTGGGCCATTTCTGAGGCAGGGACATGAGGAAGACCAGGTCAAAAGCGGGGGGGATTCCGGGCACACCGAGCCTGGGAGGCTCACCTAAGGCTACTCCTTATCTGGGTCAAGGCAGGGTTCTCTCTACTTCTTGTGGGTTCTGGTCCACCAAAAAGGTCTTTATTGAGCACCCGTGGCACAGACGTGGGCCTCACGGGGAGACAGAACAAGTCAACAAGATGTTCTGTCCGGCACCCCGAACCCCCGCTCGTCATTTGAACATCTGGCACTGCTCTAGAAGCTTTGTAAATATTATCTCCTGTAATTCTCGTAACAgccctgggagggaggtgggcagatcCAAGCAATCCCATTTCCTTGATAACTATGAGGAAACGGAAGCCCCGAGTGGTAAATGATTATCAAGCAAGCAGCAGAGCATGAATTCAAACCTAGGGCATCAGGCTCCGAGAGCCAGCCGGGCTTGTACATCGGGTCACCCTGCCCTTTCTCCCCGCCTCCCTTAGCGATTCCGATCGCCGTGAGGGCAGCGAAGAAAGCGGGGAGGGATGGATGGGGACTTCTGGGCCCCTGGGCCCCTCAGAGGAGGCGGTGGtgagggggcaggcaggagggggtGGCCCTCATCAGGTGACTCCCCGCGGGCTCACCTGTTTGAGCGTGAGGTTGAAGAAGGAGTCATGGAAGTCCCACTGCAGGATGTCGCCGTGCGCCTGTGCCTCCAGCGCCAGCAGCCGGTTGACCTTGCGAGCCTCCAGGGGGTTAGGGGCCGTGCCCACCAGGAAGAGGCGGCGCAGCGGGGCACCCCGCACCTGGCGCTCGCGGCCCCAAGTGCGCCGCACCAGCTCCCGCCGCTCGTAATTCCTGGGCGAGGATTTGATCACCAGCAGCAGGAAGACGGGCGGCGCGCACTTGCCCAGGGGCACGTCCTGCAGCAGCGGGAAGTCACGGCAGTGCTTGTACAGCAGGAAGTCACGCACCTGCTGTGGCTGCCCCTTGAAGTTGGGCAGGGTGGCCACGGAGGCGTTGGCCCTgcagggggcgggcggggggcgcggggcgggccgAGAGGGTAGAGAGGGCCAGGTCAGGGCCACGGGGTTGTCCTGGGGCTCCTTCAGGCTCTGGAAGGCGGGCGATGACATGTACAGACTGA encodes the following:
- the INSL3 gene encoding insulin-like 3 isoform X2, translating into MDPRRPLTWALVLLGTGLALALGPAPAPEAPEKLCGHHLVRALVRVCGGPRWSSEDGRRVAGGDRELLQWLEGRHLHGLAADGDPTLVVVPQPLPQASRRHRPRRAAAANPAHFCCLSGCTRQHLLTLCPH
- the INSL3 gene encoding insulin-like 3 isoform X1, coding for MDPRRPLTWALVLLGTGLALALGPAPAPEAPEKLCGHHLVRALVRVCGGPRWSSEDGRRVAGGDRGSWKRAQPGTRERGSRVRTPGWGIMSVLGELLQWLEGRHLHGLAADGDPTLVVVPQPLPQASRRHRPRRAAAANPAHFCCLSGCTRQHLLTLCPH
- the B3GNT3 gene encoding N-acetyllactosaminide beta-1,3-N-acetylglucosaminyltransferase 3 isoform X2, producing MRCSRPRSTEAALPVALSIVTLFFFSLYMSSPAFQSLKEPQDNPVALTWPSLPSRPAPRPPPAPCRANASVATLPNFKGQPQQVRDFLLYKHCRDFPLLQDVPLGKCAPPVFLLLVIKSSPRNYERRELVRRTWGRERQVRGAPLRRLFLVGTAPNPLEARKVNRLLALEAQAHGDILQWDFHDSFFNLTLKQVLFLKWQETRCTNASFVLNGDDDVFAHTDNMVSYLRDHNPDRHLFVGQLIHSVGPIRVPWSKYYVPTVVTQEEQYPPYCGGGGFLLSRFTATALRRAASTLDLFPIDDVFLGMCLKQEGLKPASHGGIRTAGIGAPSARVSSFDPCFYRELLLVHRFLPYEMLLMWDALSRPNLTCGQQMQVY
- the B3GNT3 gene encoding N-acetyllactosaminide beta-1,3-N-acetylglucosaminyltransferase 3 isoform X1, with the translated sequence MAAGLIPRSGALESVPLWGTTRPARMRCSRPRSTEAALPVALSIVTLFFFSLYMSSPAFQSLKEPQDNPVALTWPSLPSRPAPRPPPAPCRANASVATLPNFKGQPQQVRDFLLYKHCRDFPLLQDVPLGKCAPPVFLLLVIKSSPRNYERRELVRRTWGRERQVRGAPLRRLFLVGTAPNPLEARKVNRLLALEAQAHGDILQWDFHDSFFNLTLKQVLFLKWQETRCTNASFVLNGDDDVFAHTDNMVSYLRDHNPDRHLFVGQLIHSVGPIRVPWSKYYVPTVVTQEEQYPPYCGGGGFLLSRFTATALRRAASTLDLFPIDDVFLGMCLKQEGLKPASHGGIRTAGIGAPSARVSSFDPCFYRELLLVHRFLPYEMLLMWDALSRPNLTCGQQMQVY